CTCAGACCGTAGGGTGGACGTATGCGAACCGCGTACCATGACCAGTTGGATCAGCTATCTGCGCAGCTCGGCGACATGTGCGGGCTGGCCGGCGCGGCGATGGAGCGTGCAACCCAAGCCCTGTTGCAGGCCGATCTCGTTATGGCCGAGCAGGTGATCAGCGACCATGAGCAAATCGTCGCGATGAGCACGCGCGCCGAGGAGGCCGCGTTCGTGCTGCTGGCGCTGCAGGCGCCGGTGGCAGGCGATCTGCGCTCTATTGTCACGGCGATCCAGATCGTCGCCGACGTCGATCGAATGGGCGCCCTGGCGCTGCACGTCGCCAAGATAGCCCGCCGCCGCCACCCCCAGCATGCGCTGCCCGAAGAGGTCAACGGCTACTTCGCCGAAATGGGCCGAGTGGCAGTCGAATTGGGTAATAGCGCTCAGGAGGTGCTCGTTACGCGCGATCCGGAGAAGGCAGCGCGGATCAGCGAAGAAGACGATGCGATGGATGATCTGCATCGCCACCTTTTCACCGTGCTGATGGACCGCGAGTGGAAATACGGCGTCACCGCCGCGGTCGATGTGACGCTGCTGTCCCGGTTTTACGAGCGCTTCGCCGATCACGCGGTCGAGATCGCCCGCCGGGTCATCTTCCAGGCCACCGGCAACCTCCCAGAAGAAGACCAGCTGGCGTCACGCTGAGGCCGTTCGCCTCAAAGCGCTTAACCGAAGCGGCCGGAGATATAGTCCTCGGTCGCCTTCTGCGTCGGATTGGAGAAGATCTTCTCGGTCACGTCGATCTCGATGAGACGACCCGGCTTGCCGGTGGCCTCGAGATTGAAGAATGCCGTCTGGTCACTGACGCGGGCGGCCTGTTGCATGTTGTGCGTCACGATGACGATTGTGTAGTCCTGCTTGAGCTCTGAGATCAGATCCTCGATCGCCAGCGTCGAAATCGGATCCAGCGCTGAGCATGGCTCGTCCATGAGCAGCACGTCCGGCTGCACTGCGATTGCGCGCGCGATGCACAGTCGCTGCTGCTGACCGCCAGACAGACCGCCGCCCGGCTTGTCCAGCCGGTCCTTGACCTCGTTCCAGAGGTTGGCACCCTTGAGCGAGCGCTCGGCGACCTCCTCGAGCGTCTTCTTGTTGCGCACACCCTGAAGCTTCAGACCGGCCACCACATTGTCGCGAATCGACATGGTGGGGAACGGATTCGGACGCTGGAACACCATGCCGATGGTCTTGCGGACGCTGACGGGATCGATGCCCGGAGCGTAGATGTCCTCACCGTCCAGCAGCACCGAGCCTTCGACCCGGGCACCGGGCAGGACCTCGTGCATGCGGTTGAGAGTGCGCAGCACCGTCGATTTTCCGCAGCCCGACGGGCCGATGAAGGCGGTGACACTACGCGGTGTGACGGACAATCCCACGTCGGCGACGGCGTGGAACGAACCGTAGTAGATGTTGAGGTCTTTGAGATCCAGCCGCTTGGCCATGAGGCTCCTAAACTCTGTTCCGCGTCAGGTATCGGTTGACGAATGCAGCACCGAGGTACAGCGCCGCGATGATCAGGATGAGGGTCAGCGCGGCACCCCAGACCCGAAGCGCGCCTGCCGCTTCCGGGTTCACCAGCTCGGTGTAGATCAGCAGTGGCAGCGACGCCATGTTGCCCTCGAGGGGATCCATG
The sequence above is drawn from the Mycobacterium gallinarum genome and encodes:
- the phoU gene encoding phosphate signaling complex protein PhoU, producing the protein MRTAYHDQLDQLSAQLGDMCGLAGAAMERATQALLQADLVMAEQVISDHEQIVAMSTRAEEAAFVLLALQAPVAGDLRSIVTAIQIVADVDRMGALALHVAKIARRRHPQHALPEEVNGYFAEMGRVAVELGNSAQEVLVTRDPEKAARISEEDDAMDDLHRHLFTVLMDREWKYGVTAAVDVTLLSRFYERFADHAVEIARRVIFQATGNLPEEDQLASR
- the pstB gene encoding phosphate ABC transporter ATP-binding protein PstB: MAKRLDLKDLNIYYGSFHAVADVGLSVTPRSVTAFIGPSGCGKSTVLRTLNRMHEVLPGARVEGSVLLDGEDIYAPGIDPVSVRKTIGMVFQRPNPFPTMSIRDNVVAGLKLQGVRNKKTLEEVAERSLKGANLWNEVKDRLDKPGGGLSGGQQQRLCIARAIAVQPDVLLMDEPCSALDPISTLAIEDLISELKQDYTIVIVTHNMQQAARVSDQTAFFNLEATGKPGRLIEIDVTEKIFSNPTQKATEDYISGRFG